A stretch of Chitinophaga caeni DNA encodes these proteins:
- a CDS encoding transporter family protein, protein MIMLCASATTFACDICGCGVGSYYIGILPEFNKKIFGLRYRYNTLTTHIGAGGQTSYLTTDETYRTLELWGGWTIGKRFRIMGTLPVNFNEKFNQGITTHKNGLGDMNLQAYYQLLDNRASAGQKLIVQSLWLGAGIKAPTGKYDSEEKSPSQQSANIFQLGTGSVDFTFNAMYDLRIQDAGINFAASYKLNTENKEHYQYGNKVSLNAQAYYKFRVKNKVTIAPNIGALYESAQKDKDDGFTNDISGGNIAMGTAGVEVSFNKFSVGGNFQTPLHQDLAGGFVQAHNRAMVHVSILL, encoded by the coding sequence ATGATAATGCTCTGTGCAAGTGCAACAACCTTCGCTTGCGACATTTGCGGCTGCGGCGTCGGTAGTTACTACATCGGCATTTTACCGGAATTTAATAAAAAGATTTTCGGGCTGAGATACCGTTACAATACGCTTACTACGCATATTGGCGCCGGCGGACAAACCTCTTACCTCACGACCGATGAAACTTACCGTACACTTGAATTATGGGGAGGTTGGACGATCGGGAAAAGGTTCCGTATCATGGGAACCCTACCTGTAAATTTTAATGAAAAGTTCAATCAAGGAATAACGACGCACAAAAATGGTTTGGGCGATATGAACCTGCAAGCTTATTACCAATTATTAGATAACAGGGCAAGTGCCGGGCAAAAGTTGATCGTACAATCTCTTTGGCTCGGCGCCGGTATTAAAGCGCCGACAGGTAAGTACGATTCGGAAGAAAAAAGTCCATCGCAACAATCCGCCAACATTTTTCAACTGGGAACGGGAAGCGTAGATTTCACGTTCAACGCGATGTACGACCTGCGCATACAAGATGCCGGAATCAATTTTGCGGCGAGCTATAAACTGAATACAGAAAACAAAGAACATTATCAATACGGAAACAAGGTAAGCCTGAATGCGCAGGCATATTACAAATTCCGCGTAAAAAATAAAGTTACTATCGCACCCAATATCGGTGCGTTGTACGAATCTGCACAGAAAGATAAAGACGACGGTTTTACCAACGATATATCAGGTGGTAACATCGCTATGGGTACAGCAGGTGTAGAAGTTAGCTTTAACAAGTTCTCGGTAGGCGGCAATTTCCAAACGCCATTGCACCAAGATTTGGCCGGGGGATTTGTACAGGCACATAATAGGGCCATGGTGCATGTTTCAATATTGTTGTAA
- a CDS encoding MbnP family protein, which translates to MKIFSMPSLIAILLLSTAIVSCKKDDPEFQQENMATLSIEFDNIVGGQNLVLDNSTYTNSSGEKYTVNLLKYFISNIKVTKANGDEYTVPQDSSYFLINEADPETRFAKVNVPEGEYTQLTFTLGVDSLRNTMDISKRTGVLDPAGEMAEGMYWTWNSGYIFFKMEGSSDAAPADPTGQHKFRYHIGGFGGYDAPTINNIKTITIDLTQGGVPKVRSGREANIHLMVDISKVFSGNTTLSIAANPTVMFSAFSVNIADNYAAMFHHDHTEN; encoded by the coding sequence ATGAAAATATTTTCAATGCCGTCATTGATCGCTATCCTCCTATTATCAACCGCAATTGTTTCTTGTAAGAAAGATGATCCTGAATTCCAGCAAGAAAATATGGCGACACTTTCCATCGAGTTCGATAATATCGTGGGCGGACAAAACCTGGTGCTCGACAACAGCACGTACACCAATTCCAGCGGTGAAAAGTACACCGTAAATCTTTTAAAATACTTTATCAGTAATATAAAGGTTACGAAAGCTAACGGTGATGAATATACCGTTCCGCAAGACAGCAGTTATTTTTTGATTAATGAAGCCGATCCCGAAACCCGCTTTGCCAAGGTAAACGTACCCGAAGGGGAATACACCCAGCTAACCTTTACCCTCGGTGTTGACAGCCTCAGAAACACGATGGATATCAGCAAACGCACGGGCGTTCTGGATCCTGCCGGAGAAATGGCAGAAGGTATGTATTGGACCTGGAACAGCGGTTATATTTTCTTTAAAATGGAGGGCAGCTCCGATGCAGCGCCAGCCGACCCGACCGGCCAACACAAATTCCGTTACCATATCGGTGGCTTCGGTGGATATGATGCACCGACCATTAACAATATCAAAACTATAACGATCGATTTAACGCAAGGTGGTGTGCCTAAAGTAAGATCCGGCCGGGAAGCGAACATCCATTTGATGGTAGATATCTCGAAAGTATTTTCGGGCAATACCACGCTTAGTATCGCCGCAAACCCAACCGTGATGTTCAGCGCGTTCAGCGTTAATATTGCTGATAATTATGCCGCGATGTTCCACCATGATCATACCGAAAACTAA
- a CDS encoding DUF2911 domain-containing protein, translating into MRQLTCILIIGSIGILSACQTSTKNTSAKDSSVQQPDHAGHMMHEATDADDYISMVNSGSIPEDTMKGSPKRVAMATVGGTHVHITYSAPGVKNRVIWGGLVPYGQVWASGAHMATNIQVNHPVKIGDRKVEPGTYALFTIPGKTSWQVMLNTDAQQHLADNYDSTKNVARITLQPIWEEESLPRLTYKVEKVNQQEGKIVLRWERLRLEIPFTSMANK; encoded by the coding sequence ATGAGACAATTAACATGTATTCTAATAATAGGTTCTATCGGCATCTTGTCTGCCTGTCAAACATCCACTAAAAATACGAGCGCTAAAGATAGCAGCGTGCAACAACCGGATCATGCCGGGCATATGATGCATGAAGCAACGGATGCAGATGATTATATTTCAATGGTCAACAGCGGCAGCATACCGGAAGACACGATGAAAGGCAGTCCAAAGCGTGTGGCGATGGCCACTGTTGGCGGCACCCATGTTCATATAACTTACAGCGCACCGGGTGTTAAAAACCGCGTTATTTGGGGCGGATTGGTTCCCTATGGCCAAGTTTGGGCAAGTGGCGCACACATGGCAACTAATATCCAGGTAAATCATCCTGTAAAAATAGGCGACCGGAAAGTGGAACCGGGTACATATGCATTGTTTACCATACCAGGGAAAACAAGCTGGCAGGTAATGCTCAATACAGATGCCCAACAGCATCTTGCCGACAACTATGATTCCACTAAAAATGTAGCCCGAATAACTTTACAGCCGATTTGGGAGGAAGAAAGTTTACCGAGGCTAACATACAAAGTAGAAAAAGTGAATCAACAAGAAGGAAAGATCGTATTGAGATGGGAACGCTTACGCTTGGAAATTCCCTTTACATCCATGGCTAATAAATAG
- a CDS encoding FecR family protein → MEEQQRYHHLFKKLLDNDCPPEAVPGLLDWLSDPANENASGEWIMSELDVPAVQDLDENTRSRLEMRLQAILNDRKSVAGKHKVIRLISPWKAIAAGIALLLGVAAFIIWKQNQPLHTSQYVVSDIAPGKNGAILTLGNNRQIVLDSLGDQDITTAMGTVAHVQAGQLYYRGTAKGSRQNEYNTLKTPNGRQYSIRLPDGTRAWLNAASSLSFPTNFSGKERQVKISGEVFFEVAKDERLPFKVVLPGGESIEVLGTSFNINAYQDNGLTTATLITGAIRVNAPYAGSVRLEPGQQASLSGNNTSIPVTPNIDIARVTAWKEGLFNFNGLGLKEAMNQLARWYDIEIIYPQGIPKIEFFGEIARDASLTSVLKGLEGAGVHFKLEAGNKLYVYP, encoded by the coding sequence GTGGAAGAACAGCAGCGATACCATCATTTATTTAAAAAATTGTTGGACAATGATTGTCCGCCGGAAGCCGTGCCCGGTTTGCTGGATTGGTTGTCTGATCCTGCAAATGAGAACGCATCCGGTGAATGGATCATGTCCGAACTGGATGTTCCCGCCGTTCAAGACTTGGATGAAAATACCCGCAGTCGGTTGGAAATGAGGTTGCAGGCCATTTTAAATGATAGGAAAAGTGTTGCCGGGAAGCATAAGGTCATCCGGTTGATAAGCCCTTGGAAGGCTATTGCCGCCGGGATCGCTTTGCTATTAGGCGTAGCAGCTTTTATAATATGGAAACAAAACCAGCCACTTCATACCTCCCAATATGTTGTTAGCGATATAGCCCCGGGCAAAAACGGGGCTATCCTCACCCTTGGAAATAACCGGCAAATCGTTCTGGACAGCCTGGGAGATCAAGATATTACCACGGCCATGGGAACGGTAGCACATGTGCAAGCGGGACAATTGTATTACCGGGGAACTGCAAAAGGAAGCCGGCAGAACGAATATAACACGCTTAAAACGCCTAATGGCAGGCAATACAGTATCCGCTTACCCGATGGTACCCGGGCCTGGTTGAACGCGGCTAGTTCTTTGAGTTTTCCGACGAACTTTTCGGGCAAGGAGCGCCAGGTGAAAATTTCCGGGGAGGTGTTCTTCGAAGTGGCAAAAGATGAAAGGCTACCTTTTAAAGTGGTATTGCCGGGTGGTGAAAGTATCGAGGTACTCGGAACCTCGTTTAATATAAATGCATATCAAGACAATGGGCTCACAACAGCTACATTAATCACCGGCGCCATCCGTGTAAATGCACCTTATGCCGGAAGTGTACGCCTGGAGCCCGGCCAGCAAGCGAGCTTGTCTGGTAATAACACGTCCATTCCCGTTACTCCCAATATTGATATCGCCAGGGTCACTGCCTGGAAAGAAGGTTTATTCAACTTTAACGGCCTCGGCTTAAAAGAAGCTATGAACCAATTAGCACGTTGGTATGACATCGAGATCATCTACCCGCAAGGAATTCCGAAGATCGAATTTTTCGGGGAAATTGCCCGCGATGCTTCCTTGACAAGCGTATTAAAAGGTTTGGAAGGCGCCGGGGTACATTTTAAGTTGGAAGCCGGCAATAAATTATACGTCTATCCATAG
- a CDS encoding cytochrome-c peroxidase, producing MRRKHWLAFTAIILFIGCSKKTVEVLTSFEKPQNFPTPTYHFETNEISTAKFELGRKLFYEPRLSRDNTISCGSCHIQTSGFTQHGHDVSHGIDDKLGSRNSPPIMNLAWRNSFFWDGGVFDLDLQPIAPITNPVEMDETIDNVLNKLREHPQYPALFKRAFGTPEITNDRMMKALSQFMVMLVSADSKYDHVMRKEQGAAFTAEEEKGYLLFQQNCSSCHKEPLFTDESFRNNGIGTGYNNDKGRYLVTLNEADAYKFKVPSLRNLKYTAPYMHDGRFITLEAVLEHYADNVQDTPNLDPLLQKDGRLGLHLDKEEQLSILAFLNTLNDETFINDKRFSEQ from the coding sequence ATGAGAAGGAAACATTGGTTGGCATTTACAGCGATCATCTTGTTCATCGGCTGTTCCAAGAAAACGGTAGAGGTATTGACTAGTTTTGAAAAGCCTCAAAACTTTCCGACACCGACTTACCATTTCGAGACGAATGAAATCAGTACTGCCAAGTTTGAATTGGGTCGTAAATTATTTTACGAACCGAGGCTTTCCCGCGACAATACCATTAGTTGCGGAAGCTGCCATATTCAAACGTCCGGCTTCACGCAACACGGGCACGATGTCAGTCATGGCATCGATGATAAATTGGGGAGTAGAAACTCCCCTCCCATTATGAATTTAGCTTGGCGAAATAGCTTCTTCTGGGATGGCGGTGTTTTCGATCTCGACTTGCAACCTATTGCGCCGATCACCAATCCAGTCGAGATGGATGAAACGATCGACAATGTATTAAACAAGCTGCGAGAACATCCGCAGTACCCTGCCTTATTCAAGAGGGCTTTCGGCACACCGGAGATTACCAATGACAGGATGATGAAAGCTTTATCGCAATTCATGGTGATGCTCGTAAGCGCTGATTCAAAGTATGATCATGTAATGCGGAAAGAACAGGGAGCAGCTTTTACAGCCGAGGAAGAAAAGGGTTACTTATTATTTCAACAGAATTGTAGCAGTTGTCATAAGGAACCTTTATTCACGGACGAATCTTTCAGGAATAATGGTATCGGTACCGGTTACAATAATGACAAAGGCCGGTATCTCGTTACATTGAACGAGGCAGATGCATACAAGTTTAAAGTACCCAGCTTAAGGAACCTGAAATACACCGCGCCATATATGCACGATGGACGATTCATCACCCTGGAAGCCGTGTTGGAACATTATGCCGATAATGTCCAGGATACACCGAACCTGGACCCCTTATTACAAAAAGATGGCCGGTTAGGCTTACATCTGGACAAGGAGGAACAACTATCCATCTTGGCCTTCTTAAATACACTGAACGATGAGACCTTTATTAACGACAAAAGATTTTCTGAACAATAA
- a CDS encoding RNA polymerase sigma factor gives MTGEEFSTLADRELLILIAQGDEQAFTSLYWKYSTPLLGNLVKLVKDQLLAEELLQELFTKVWQKRESLQVDKDFKAYLFRMAYHLVVDFYRKLQRDKSLLSHFQEVISGNYSHIEEIFNLKDSQQLLDKALDRLSPQQRKVFQLCRLEGRTYKETAELLNISQHTVKEYFVKANASVRHYLSEHTDIALVLLMIHIIHHSV, from the coding sequence ATGACGGGGGAAGAATTTTCTACTTTAGCTGATCGGGAATTGCTGATACTTATCGCGCAAGGCGATGAGCAGGCTTTTACGTCTTTATATTGGAAGTACAGCACGCCCCTGTTGGGTAACCTGGTTAAATTGGTGAAAGACCAGTTGCTAGCGGAGGAATTGTTGCAGGAACTATTTACCAAGGTTTGGCAGAAAAGGGAATCTTTGCAGGTGGACAAGGATTTTAAGGCATACCTTTTCAGGATGGCATACCACCTAGTGGTAGATTTTTACCGCAAATTGCAAAGGGATAAAAGTTTATTGTCACATTTCCAAGAAGTAATATCCGGGAATTACAGCCATATAGAAGAAATATTCAACCTGAAAGATAGCCAGCAATTACTGGATAAGGCCCTGGATCGATTGTCACCACAACAAAGAAAAGTTTTTCAACTCTGTCGCCTGGAAGGAAGAACTTACAAGGAAACCGCGGAACTGCTCAACATTTCCCAACATACTGTCAAAGAATATTTCGTGAAGGCAAACGCGTCAGTTAGGCACTATTTATCTGAACACACCGATATTGCGTTAGTCTTGTTAATGATACATATCATCCATCATTCTGTTTAA
- a CDS encoding SusC/RagA family TonB-linked outer membrane protein, producing MQNSAEAYSRPRKVCQNLRLYVAVSTKIMLPPGGTKLRGRMKVLFMTMKLTFILLTIALLNASAAAFSQTVTYKGKDVSLKTVFAVVKQQTGYTVFGNKDMFAQAQKVTVTADHTPLKDFLDNVFIGQPLTYHIDGKTIFISNKPIDHTVKPLIKKDTSKPGADFTALVINLQSEAMINATVVLKRTGKGVITDVKGRFVMKDVKMGDVLTISYIGYKTTTHIITELSDQVLLLEPTDNSLDQVIIQGYGKTTRRSTTGNIVKITSDEILRNNNMNPMLALVGKVPGLVVTPQSGFASSSVRFELRGRKGIGGQFVADPLFIIDGVPIMNLEMGSGNYETGSTGVTQGFVTGPGGGQSPFFSLDPNEIESIEVLKDADATAIYGSRGANGVILITTKRSKENSGTQLNFNIAQGVSMITREFDLLNTPEYVQIRKEALANDGLPIDAINAPDLVLWDTTRYTNWQKKIWGNWAHATRANMTLSGGNMLTQFRLNGSFERQTEVNLGSEGNKRGGVSLSVTHTSINNRFRANATASYMLTDVGLSASPGNADMAPNSPSIYNKDGSLNFEEWMTNSRYETPFAVLKQQFSNKTGFLRGSMNFAYELARGLNASINFGYNNSKSDAFQAMPIAAQNPIFNPTGYSFSSTTNSRNLIVEPQLNYNTTLGKGRLSALLGGTWQSTQTDVSNMMGFGFTSDDLIHAIQNAPVQSVTQVFGEYKYAAVFARLSYSLHDRYYFNLNARRDGSSRFGADNRFGNFGSAGAAWIVSGEKWMQSWLPKSLSLVKLRGSYGIVGSDNVGDYQYMAQWSSMLNGNILEDYDGKAPLTSLIAVNPSYHWQANKKFEASLSLGFLNDRISLDASYYNERCDNQLTQFPIALMTGFSNVTANWPANVENSGWEFTLNGAFMERENFRWTGYFNIGINKNKLIAYPGIEESPYYTVYKVGQSLNTKYLLHSTGVDPQTGYYSFEDRNKDGVIDMTTGIPGEGVNDRYIPIDLSPKYLGGFGTGFRYKNFDLNLAFNFRRQYGIDPSYGSVAAGSLESNQSRELLGNYWQKPGDVKKFQRLTTISSIEINELRESDAYYQDITFVRLNNVALSYTLPSKWLAAMKLKTCRLYLQAQNVFVITNYKGLDPEIYQPFAIPPVKSFVGGLSIQL from the coding sequence ATGCAAAATTCTGCTGAAGCTTACAGCAGGCCAAGGAAAGTTTGCCAAAACCTTCGCCTGTATGTGGCTGTATCAACTAAAATCATGTTGCCGCCGGGAGGCACGAAGCTCCGCGGCCGAATGAAAGTACTCTTTATGACGATGAAATTAACTTTCATATTATTAACTATCGCCCTGCTGAATGCAAGTGCGGCGGCCTTTTCCCAAACGGTCACGTACAAGGGAAAGGATGTTAGTTTGAAAACGGTATTCGCTGTCGTAAAGCAGCAAACAGGTTATACCGTTTTTGGAAATAAGGATATGTTTGCCCAAGCCCAAAAAGTAACGGTAACGGCTGATCATACCCCGTTGAAAGATTTCTTGGACAATGTTTTCATCGGGCAACCGCTAACTTATCATATCGATGGTAAAACCATCTTTATCTCTAATAAACCGATCGATCATACTGTAAAACCGCTCATTAAAAAGGATACTTCTAAGCCGGGCGCCGACTTTACAGCCCTCGTTATCAACTTGCAAAGCGAGGCGATGATCAACGCCACCGTGGTCTTGAAAAGAACCGGGAAAGGCGTCATCACTGATGTTAAAGGTCGTTTCGTGATGAAGGATGTAAAAATGGGCGATGTGTTGACGATCAGTTACATCGGTTATAAAACTACAACGCATATCATTACCGAGCTGTCTGATCAAGTGTTGTTGTTGGAACCTACCGATAATAGCTTGGATCAGGTCATTATACAAGGTTACGGTAAAACTACCCGCCGGAGTACCACTGGCAATATCGTGAAAATAACCAGCGATGAAATCCTCAGGAATAATAATATGAACCCCATGCTGGCATTGGTTGGTAAGGTGCCCGGCTTGGTGGTAACACCGCAAAGTGGTTTTGCCAGTTCAAGCGTTCGGTTCGAATTAAGGGGAAGGAAAGGCATAGGCGGGCAGTTCGTTGCAGATCCCTTGTTTATTATTGACGGGGTGCCGATCATGAACTTGGAAATGGGTTCTGGAAATTATGAAACCGGCTCTACCGGTGTAACCCAAGGTTTCGTTACAGGTCCCGGCGGCGGACAAAGTCCTTTCTTCAGCCTTGACCCTAACGAAATTGAAAGCATCGAAGTATTGAAAGATGCCGATGCGACAGCTATTTACGGCAGCCGCGGCGCCAACGGCGTTATCCTGATTACTACGAAACGCTCCAAGGAAAATTCCGGTACCCAGTTAAATTTTAATATCGCCCAAGGCGTTTCCATGATCACGCGGGAATTTGATTTGTTGAACACGCCGGAATATGTTCAAATAAGGAAGGAGGCGTTGGCCAATGACGGTTTGCCGATCGATGCCATCAACGCGCCTGACCTAGTACTATGGGATACGACCCGTTATACCAATTGGCAAAAGAAAATTTGGGGCAACTGGGCGCATGCTACCCGTGCAAATATGACCTTAAGCGGCGGAAACATGTTAACGCAATTCCGGCTGAACGGAAGCTTCGAGCGCCAAACGGAAGTGAACCTCGGTTCCGAAGGAAACAAACGCGGCGGCGTATCGCTATCGGTTACTCATACTTCGATCAACAACCGCTTCCGCGCCAATGCTACGGCTTCATACATGTTGACCGATGTGGGATTGTCGGCTTCACCCGGGAATGCAGATATGGCGCCTAATTCGCCATCTATTTATAATAAAGATGGCAGCCTGAATTTTGAAGAGTGGATGACTAACTCGCGCTATGAAACTCCTTTCGCCGTTCTAAAGCAGCAGTTTAGTAATAAAACAGGTTTCTTGAGGGGCAGCATGAATTTTGCGTACGAGTTGGCCAGGGGGCTCAATGCCAGCATTAACTTTGGTTATAATAACAGTAAGTCCGATGCTTTCCAAGCCATGCCTATCGCCGCGCAGAACCCTATCTTTAATCCTACAGGTTACAGTTTTTCCAGCACAACCAATAGCCGCAACCTGATCGTGGAGCCGCAACTGAATTATAATACTACTTTAGGAAAAGGTAGGCTCAGTGCACTTTTGGGCGGAACCTGGCAATCCACGCAAACAGATGTATCCAACATGATGGGTTTCGGTTTTACTTCGGACGACCTGATTCATGCCATTCAAAATGCCCCGGTACAATCCGTGACGCAAGTGTTTGGAGAGTATAAATATGCAGCCGTGTTTGCAAGGTTGAGCTACAGTTTACATGACAGGTATTATTTCAACCTGAATGCCAGGCGGGATGGCTCTTCCCGTTTCGGCGCCGATAACCGCTTTGGAAATTTCGGTTCCGCAGGCGCTGCCTGGATCGTTTCGGGAGAAAAATGGATGCAATCCTGGTTACCTAAATCTCTTTCCTTGGTGAAACTGCGAGGTAGCTATGGCATCGTGGGCAGCGACAACGTGGGTGATTATCAATATATGGCTCAATGGTCATCTATGCTGAATGGTAATATCTTGGAAGATTATGATGGCAAAGCCCCGCTCACCAGCCTGATTGCTGTGAATCCTAGTTACCATTGGCAGGCCAACAAGAAATTTGAAGCGAGCCTCTCGCTCGGTTTCTTGAATGACCGGATTTCGCTGGATGCCAGTTATTATAATGAACGTTGCGATAACCAGTTGACACAATTCCCGATTGCCTTGATGACCGGGTTCAGCAATGTAACGGCAAACTGGCCTGCAAATGTTGAAAACAGCGGCTGGGAGTTTACGTTAAACGGCGCGTTCATGGAGCGGGAAAATTTCCGCTGGACCGGCTATTTCAATATCGGCATTAACAAGAATAAATTGATCGCGTATCCCGGTATTGAAGAATCGCCTTACTATACTGTTTACAAAGTGGGACAGTCACTTAATACCAAGTATTTATTGCATAGCACGGGCGTGGATCCGCAAACAGGGTACTACAGTTTTGAAGACCGGAATAAAGACGGTGTCATCGATATGACTACAGGTATACCGGGAGAAGGGGTGAACGACCGTTATATCCCGATCGATTTATCGCCCAAGTACCTGGGTGGATTCGGAACCGGGTTCAGGTATAAAAATTTTGATCTAAACCTCGCCTTTAATTTTAGAAGACAATACGGCATTGATCCTTCATACGGTTCAGTAGCTGCGGGATCATTGGAAAGTAACCAGTCCAGGGAATTGCTCGGTAACTATTGGCAAAAGCCGGGAGATGTTAAAAAATTTCAGCGGTTAACGACTATTTCCTCCATCGAAATCAACGAGCTAAGAGAATCCGATGCCTATTACCAGGATATCACTTTTGTAAGGTTAAATAACGTGGCGCTTTCATACACTTTACCTAGTAAATGGTTAGCCGCGATGAAGTTAAAAACCTGTCGCCTGTACTTGCAAGCACAGAATGTATTCGTGATCACGAATTATAAAGGATTAGATCCGGAGATTTATCAACCATTTGCTATCCCACCGGTGAAATCCTTTGTGGGAGGACTTTCTATTCAACTTTAA
- a CDS encoding VOC family protein produces the protein MSTQVTTFLMFEGKAKEAMEFYVSLFENSKITNVDYYEEGEMGPAGTVKVATFSLNGRPFMAIDSHVKHQFTFTPAISLFVNCTQEEEIEKLYKALSEGGGVLMPLGAYGFSKKFTWVNDRFGVSWQISYD, from the coding sequence ATGAGTACCCAGGTGACCACCTTCTTAATGTTTGAAGGAAAAGCAAAAGAAGCCATGGAGTTTTATGTTTCCCTCTTTGAAAACTCGAAGATTACTAATGTTGATTATTATGAAGAGGGGGAAATGGGACCCGCGGGCACTGTCAAAGTAGCCACGTTTTCGCTGAATGGCAGACCGTTTATGGCGATCGACAGCCATGTAAAACACCAGTTTACATTCACCCCTGCCATCTCGTTATTCGTGAATTGTACGCAGGAAGAAGAAATTGAAAAATTGTACAAAGCGCTATCGGAAGGTGGTGGCGTTTTAATGCCTTTAGGCGCTTACGGTTTTAGTAAAAAATTTACTTGGGTCAATGATCGGTTCGGTGTTTCCTGGCAAATCAGCTACGATTAA
- a CDS encoding RagB/SusD family nutrient uptake outer membrane protein, with translation MRYNIHINKYFNIAVLSLALGLTSCDKLLEIEEPRTFITTKKVFDSNAQAESAMAGVYSQLINSPGYNNTFSFTSFASGSSGIISGLASDEYLFTYNQASWEYFLSRNSVTIDASSFTMTPWVSAYDCINGVNTVLEGIAESKSVQLTQAVRDRLNGESKFLRAYAYFYLVNFFGDVPLVLSGDFNKTSQLPRSASSLVYQQIVQDLEAAAGLLPATYNSANGDRIIPNRWAAKALLARVNLYMKNYEAAASLSKEIIDQNDLYYLEPSIENVFLKGSPEMIFQLKQSSNKNTQNNATPEGTDLIPVDFLSSQARYVASNQLLNAFEPGDKRKEFWLMPTDANGDRVYFPYKYKTGAYNSVFGAEPTEYQVQIRLSEIYLIRAEALLMGSTKDKDAAIALVNELRARAGLTVPVSNTISDEEAFKLIQHERQVELFGEGHRWFDLIRTGKATETLSAIPLKQPWKGDYQLKIPIPDSEVKLNPKLVQNQGY, from the coding sequence ATGCGGTATAATATACATATCAATAAATATTTCAACATAGCGGTTTTGTCCCTGGCCTTGGGTTTAACCAGCTGCGATAAACTGCTCGAAATAGAGGAACCGAGAACTTTTATTACAACTAAGAAAGTTTTTGACTCCAATGCCCAGGCGGAATCTGCCATGGCCGGTGTTTATTCCCAACTCATCAACTCGCCGGGCTATAACAATACATTTTCCTTTACCAGTTTTGCTTCCGGTAGCTCGGGCATCATTTCCGGTTTGGCAAGCGATGAATACTTATTTACATACAACCAGGCATCATGGGAATATTTTCTCAGCAGGAACAGCGTTACGATTGATGCATCCAGTTTCACGATGACGCCTTGGGTCAGTGCATATGATTGCATCAACGGGGTGAATACTGTCCTGGAAGGAATCGCGGAATCCAAGTCGGTACAGTTGACGCAGGCAGTTAGAGATCGTTTGAATGGTGAGTCTAAGTTTTTGAGAGCATATGCTTATTTCTACCTGGTGAACTTTTTCGGGGATGTGCCGCTGGTATTATCAGGTGATTTTAATAAAACGAGCCAATTGCCCCGGAGCGCCAGTAGCCTGGTGTACCAACAAATCGTCCAGGATTTGGAAGCGGCAGCCGGGTTATTGCCCGCCACTTACAATAGCGCTAACGGCGATCGGATCATTCCCAACCGGTGGGCGGCGAAGGCATTGTTGGCAAGGGTAAACCTTTATATGAAAAATTATGAAGCGGCTGCAAGTTTATCCAAGGAAATCATCGACCAAAATGATCTGTATTACCTGGAACCTAGTATAGAAAATGTTTTCCTGAAAGGTAGTCCCGAAATGATTTTTCAACTAAAACAAAGCAGTAATAAAAACACGCAAAATAATGCTACACCGGAAGGAACGGACTTAATCCCTGTTGACTTCCTTTCAAGCCAGGCGCGCTATGTAGCTTCAAACCAGTTGCTGAATGCATTTGAGCCCGGTGATAAAAGAAAGGAGTTTTGGTTAATGCCCACCGATGCCAATGGCGATCGCGTTTATTTTCCTTACAAGTATAAAACAGGAGCTTATAATTCCGTATTCGGTGCAGAGCCTACGGAATACCAAGTGCAGATCCGCTTGAGCGAAATTTACTTGATCCGTGCGGAGGCCTTATTAATGGGAAGTACGAAAGACAAGGATGCGGCTATTGCATTGGTCAATGAATTACGGGCGAGGGCAGGACTTACCGTACCGGTTTCTAATACCATTTCCGATGAAGAAGCCTTCAAACTCATCCAACATGAAAGGCAAGTGGAACTTTTCGGGGAAGGGCACCGCTGGTTTGATTTGATACGCACCGGGAAGGCAACGGAAACATTATCTGCCATACCATTAAAACAACCTTGGAAAGGGGATTACCAGTTAAAAATCCCGATCCCCGATTCCGAGGTCAAGCTCAATCCCAAGCTAGTGCAGAACCAGGGATATTAA